In one Rhopalosiphum padi isolate XX-2018 chromosome 3, ASM2088224v1, whole genome shotgun sequence genomic region, the following are encoded:
- the LOC132924447 gene encoding uncharacterized protein LOC132924447 isoform X1, with the protein MAIAAAAGPRCRRPRMTNRTTRAMATVVALAAVVCAAVTGASAITTKPSPTAIIKTTLQISPTVDDKTAAKSGDRQQPHQPSFAARYWQQREIANGPSSVQVDDDDYYVQQPPHKLSAVQQTHILDDIRRHNQPQQWWTASGASSTAPSSTPTIIPADGSDDSTEQHQDSTVDQLQQLLQINGVADDHNAVADNLDDDRHSKQRSIGGGGGASWPPQPYNNHNRQQQPSLSPPPAPVTTIPHGHQYNQNHQQHQQYYSTTSAGPTVQQHHQHHNHHHPQQQQIFVTTPPPAVQVSTTSNIPQRHVSQQYIPLSTKPQQPQPQYYPQPQQPALVSAAVNNGDGENDDHRGGGGLDADIEQQIRQQLTAVVGAGNGGNYTILTSPGGGADHHRLTQHVAGSASNDHLQYVKIGGGSGSSQSRNRLQQQIETSTIFAGAASPNVGGAVNAAGGGRNTIVKTVVVRQKPQPTAAPQTVAPPAVSVMGAAPMQPWTVSEQQQLEQLARQVLPPGVAQYEIIRAGGVDGGLAAKGGGDATAAATVDNGAAFPAGGIAQQALPTGGKKKPVTFVILEERPDGTVRVRGIEKKQHVSGVPSDGSDAPADVVGTSAAADDEQLQQLVDRLNRGELRLPSVGPPSSSSSKTSAPDSAAVASTTASTPLPAYVPSFPSTVLPQSTLQPTGGNGISANNKRREPPPPSYFPTVAPQTTTTALHQHQYQNFFLPTAVPTESVAVETTVGQQQQKQHNKYHQHHHQQQQQQQQRQQQQQQQFYTPPTVTTSTSYTSPPVNSTLPYFNKNNNKAGKEGMFSGALRRRGYYAMAKYMRQAGVDAVLEETGPFTVFVPTDKAFRALLVQLGGPDRAEDKFRENPRLLIGLLLHHVVPGAFKVSDLMAGDEMTGVSLAGTQLRANLYARQLYDNRWNDIEVLTINGARVLDDVNPTATAAANDGSTSDDGSSGPTQQRRDMILSSNGGTGGGNQQQIMAIGHAVDRVLFPLPVGDVLATMRADRQRRYNVFLRAVDEHCSPNVRSLLTGSRTVTVFAPVDEAFRIRRGSGNYSSSSSSSSGSIIDWMLNDDTSSRFKKRNRRRLADRFVLSHVVLAGPGDPPMYTAGLRFYQVRDTAYRLPEGGDSTTATEDDDEGAAEEFNGGGDDGNLTFSPNDGEKSRFYQLTVYKDSGRIRLNGGAAQVLVRNVPATNGVLHGLDAPLV; encoded by the exons caGCAACGTGAAATCGCCAACGGGCCGTCGTCTGTGCAAGTCGATGACGACGACTACTACGTACAGCAGCCGCCGCACAAGCTTTCGGCCGTCCAGCAGACTCACATACTGGACGATATCCGTCGGCACAACCAGCCACAGCAGTGGTGGACCGCATCGGGTGCATCATCGACAGCACCGTCATCCACACCGACCATCATACCGGCGGACGGCAGCGATGACAGTACCGAACAGCATCAGGACTCTACTGTCGACCAACTGCAGCAACTGTTGCAGATCAACGGTGTGGCCGATGACCACAACGCAGTCGCGGACAATCTGGACGACGACCGTCACAGCAAACAGAGGTCCATCGGTGGTGGGGGCGGCGCGAGTTGGCCACCGCAGCCGTACAACAACCACAACAGACAGCAGCAACCGTCCTTATCGCCTCCGCCCGCACCAGTGACGACCATTCCGCACGGCCATCAGTACAACCAGAACCACCAACAACACCAGCAATACTATTCTACAACGTCGGCCGGCCCCACAGTACAACAACACCACCAACACCACAATCACCATCATCCACAGCAGCAGCAAATATTCGTCACGACGCCTCCGCCGGCAGTGCAAGTTTCTACGACGTCCAATATTCCGCAGCGGCACGTCAGCCAGCAGTACATACCGCTGAGCACTAAGCCGCAGCAACCGCAACCGCAGTATTACCCGCAACCGCAACAACCGGCTCTGGTATCCGCGGCTGTCAATAACGGGGACGGCGAAAACGACGACCACAGAGGTGGCGGTGGGTTGGACGCAGACATCGAACAGCAGATCCGCCAGCAGTTGACGGCCGTCGTGGGTGCCGGTAACGGTGGAAATTACACGATACTCACTTCTCCCGGTGGAGGTGCTGACCATCATCGGTTGACACAGCACGTCGCCGGATCTGCGTCCAACGACCACTTGCAGTACGTGAAGATCGGCGGCGGTTCCGGATCGTCTCAGTCTCGAAATCGGTTACAGCAACAGATAGAGACGAGTACGATTTTCGCGGGCGCCGCGTCGCCGAACGTCGGCGGTGCCGTCAACGCGGCCGGAGGTGGCAGGAACACGATCGTCAAAACCGTCGTCGTCCGACAAAAACCGCAGCCCACGGCCGCTCCACAGACCGTCGCACCGCCGGCCGTCTCCGTTATGGGCGCGGCTCCAATGCAGCCCTGGACGGTTAGCGAACAGCAGCAACTCGAACAGCTGGCCCGGCAAGTGTTGCCGCCCGGCGTCGCACAGTACGAGATTATACGCGCCGGTGGCGTCGACGGCGGTTTGGCCGCCAAGGGTGGTGGTGACGCGACGGCCGCGGCGACGGTCGATAACGGCGCGGCGTTCCCGGCCGGTGGCATAGCGCAACAGGCCCTGCCGACCGGCGGCAAAAAGAAACCGGTGACGTTCGTCATCCTGGAGGAGCGGCCGGACGGCACCGTACGCGTGCGCGGCATCGAAAAAAAGCAACATGTAAGCGGCGTCCCGTCCGACGGCAGCGACGCACCGGCTGACGTGGTCGGTACATCTGCGGCAGCCGACGATGAACAGCTCCAGCAGCTGGTGGACAGGCTGAACCGGGGCGAACTCCGGCTGCCGTCGGTCGGCCCGCCATCTTCGTCGTCGTCCAAGACTAGCGCACCGGACAGCGCGGCGGTGGCCAGCACCACGGCCTCGACCCCGCTCCCAGCATACGTCCCCTCGTTCCCGTCCACCGTACTGCCACAGTCGACGTTGCAGCCGACCGGCGGTAACGGCATCAGCGCCAATAATAAGCGCCGCGAACCGCCGCCGCCTTCGTATTTTCCCACGGTTGCTCCCCAAACAACTACTACCGCACTACATCAGCACCAATACCAAAACTTTTTCCTTCCCACCGCCGTACCGACCGAATCTGTAGCCGTCGAAACGACCGTCGGACAGCAACAGCAGAAGCAACATAACAAGTACCACCAACACCAccatcaacaacaacaacaacaacaacaacgacaacaacagcaacagcaacagttTTACACACCGCCGACAGTTACCACGTCGACGTCTTACACGTCACCGCCGGTAAATTCGACTTTGCCATACttcaacaaaaacaacaacaaggCCGGGAAAGAAGGCATGTTCAGTGGTGCTCTCCGTCGCCGTGGATATTACGCTATGGCCAAATACATGCGACAAGCCGGTGTGGATGCTGTGCTCGAAGAGacag gTCCGTTTACTGTGTTTGTACCAACGGACAAGGCGTTCAGAGCACTATTAGTGCAGTTGGGTGGTCCAGATCGTGCCGAAGACAAGTTCCGCGAAAACCCACGTTTGCTGATAggg cTTTTATTGCACCATGTTGTGCCCGGAGCATTCAAAGTGTCTGACTTGATGGCAGGAGACGAAATGACCGGCGTTAGTTTGGCAGGCACACAGCTCCGTGCAAATTTGTACGCCCGACAACTATACGACAACCGATGGAATGATATCGaa GTGCTTACCATCAATGGTGCCCGAGTGTTAGACGACGTTAATCCGACGGCGACTGCAGCGGCTAACGATGGTTCTACTTCCGATGACGGGAGCAGTGGGCCCACTCAACAGCGTAGGGACATGATATTGTCGTCAAATGGAGGCACAGGAGGAGGCAATCAACAACAGATCATGGCTATAGGACATGCAGTTGACCGCGTATTGTTCCCATTGCCGGTTGGCGACGTACTCGCCACCATGAGAGCCGACCGGCAGCGGCGGTACAACGTCTTCTTGCGAGCCGTGGATGAGCACTGTTCGCCTAACGTCCGATCGCTACTAACtg GTTCAAGAACTGTGACAGTGTTTGCGCCTGTAGATGAAGCGTTCCGCATACGCCGTGGTTCTGGAAATtatagcagcagcagcagcagcagtagtGGTTCAATAATCGATTGGATGCTTAACGATGACACCAGCAGTAGGTTCAAAAAACGAAATCGTCGGCGGTTAGCTGATCGGTTTGTGCTCAGCCACGTGGTGTTGGCAGGACCAGGTGACCCTCCCATGTACACGGCCGGATTGAGATTTTACCAGGTCAGGGACACTGCCTATCGGCTTCCAGAAGGCGGCGATTCTACAACAGCAACAGAGGACGACGACGAAGGTGCAGCTGAAGAATTCAACGGTGGCGGAGATGAtggaaatttaacattttcaccTAATGATGGTGAAAAATCTCGTTTCTATCAGTTGACAGTGTACAAAGACTCAG gCAGGATACGGCTGAACGGTGGTGCCGCTCAGGTGTTGGTTCGCAACGTCCCGGCTACCAACGGTGTACTACACGGATTGGATGCACCACTAGTCTGA
- the LOC132924447 gene encoding uncharacterized protein LOC132924447 isoform X2, with translation MAIAAAAGPRCRRPRMTNRTTRAMATVVALAAVVCAAVTGASAITTKPSPTAIIKTTLQISPTVDDKTAAKSGDRQQPHQPSFAARYWQREIANGPSSVQVDDDDYYVQQPPHKLSAVQQTHILDDIRRHNQPQQWWTASGASSTAPSSTPTIIPADGSDDSTEQHQDSTVDQLQQLLQINGVADDHNAVADNLDDDRHSKQRSIGGGGGASWPPQPYNNHNRQQQPSLSPPPAPVTTIPHGHQYNQNHQQHQQYYSTTSAGPTVQQHHQHHNHHHPQQQQIFVTTPPPAVQVSTTSNIPQRHVSQQYIPLSTKPQQPQPQYYPQPQQPALVSAAVNNGDGENDDHRGGGGLDADIEQQIRQQLTAVVGAGNGGNYTILTSPGGGADHHRLTQHVAGSASNDHLQYVKIGGGSGSSQSRNRLQQQIETSTIFAGAASPNVGGAVNAAGGGRNTIVKTVVVRQKPQPTAAPQTVAPPAVSVMGAAPMQPWTVSEQQQLEQLARQVLPPGVAQYEIIRAGGVDGGLAAKGGGDATAAATVDNGAAFPAGGIAQQALPTGGKKKPVTFVILEERPDGTVRVRGIEKKQHVSGVPSDGSDAPADVVGTSAAADDEQLQQLVDRLNRGELRLPSVGPPSSSSSKTSAPDSAAVASTTASTPLPAYVPSFPSTVLPQSTLQPTGGNGISANNKRREPPPPSYFPTVAPQTTTTALHQHQYQNFFLPTAVPTESVAVETTVGQQQQKQHNKYHQHHHQQQQQQQQRQQQQQQQFYTPPTVTTSTSYTSPPVNSTLPYFNKNNNKAGKEGMFSGALRRRGYYAMAKYMRQAGVDAVLEETGPFTVFVPTDKAFRALLVQLGGPDRAEDKFRENPRLLIGLLLHHVVPGAFKVSDLMAGDEMTGVSLAGTQLRANLYARQLYDNRWNDIEVLTINGARVLDDVNPTATAAANDGSTSDDGSSGPTQQRRDMILSSNGGTGGGNQQQIMAIGHAVDRVLFPLPVGDVLATMRADRQRRYNVFLRAVDEHCSPNVRSLLTGSRTVTVFAPVDEAFRIRRGSGNYSSSSSSSSGSIIDWMLNDDTSSRFKKRNRRRLADRFVLSHVVLAGPGDPPMYTAGLRFYQVRDTAYRLPEGGDSTTATEDDDEGAAEEFNGGGDDGNLTFSPNDGEKSRFYQLTVYKDSGRIRLNGGAAQVLVRNVPATNGVLHGLDAPLV, from the exons CAACGTGAAATCGCCAACGGGCCGTCGTCTGTGCAAGTCGATGACGACGACTACTACGTACAGCAGCCGCCGCACAAGCTTTCGGCCGTCCAGCAGACTCACATACTGGACGATATCCGTCGGCACAACCAGCCACAGCAGTGGTGGACCGCATCGGGTGCATCATCGACAGCACCGTCATCCACACCGACCATCATACCGGCGGACGGCAGCGATGACAGTACCGAACAGCATCAGGACTCTACTGTCGACCAACTGCAGCAACTGTTGCAGATCAACGGTGTGGCCGATGACCACAACGCAGTCGCGGACAATCTGGACGACGACCGTCACAGCAAACAGAGGTCCATCGGTGGTGGGGGCGGCGCGAGTTGGCCACCGCAGCCGTACAACAACCACAACAGACAGCAGCAACCGTCCTTATCGCCTCCGCCCGCACCAGTGACGACCATTCCGCACGGCCATCAGTACAACCAGAACCACCAACAACACCAGCAATACTATTCTACAACGTCGGCCGGCCCCACAGTACAACAACACCACCAACACCACAATCACCATCATCCACAGCAGCAGCAAATATTCGTCACGACGCCTCCGCCGGCAGTGCAAGTTTCTACGACGTCCAATATTCCGCAGCGGCACGTCAGCCAGCAGTACATACCGCTGAGCACTAAGCCGCAGCAACCGCAACCGCAGTATTACCCGCAACCGCAACAACCGGCTCTGGTATCCGCGGCTGTCAATAACGGGGACGGCGAAAACGACGACCACAGAGGTGGCGGTGGGTTGGACGCAGACATCGAACAGCAGATCCGCCAGCAGTTGACGGCCGTCGTGGGTGCCGGTAACGGTGGAAATTACACGATACTCACTTCTCCCGGTGGAGGTGCTGACCATCATCGGTTGACACAGCACGTCGCCGGATCTGCGTCCAACGACCACTTGCAGTACGTGAAGATCGGCGGCGGTTCCGGATCGTCTCAGTCTCGAAATCGGTTACAGCAACAGATAGAGACGAGTACGATTTTCGCGGGCGCCGCGTCGCCGAACGTCGGCGGTGCCGTCAACGCGGCCGGAGGTGGCAGGAACACGATCGTCAAAACCGTCGTCGTCCGACAAAAACCGCAGCCCACGGCCGCTCCACAGACCGTCGCACCGCCGGCCGTCTCCGTTATGGGCGCGGCTCCAATGCAGCCCTGGACGGTTAGCGAACAGCAGCAACTCGAACAGCTGGCCCGGCAAGTGTTGCCGCCCGGCGTCGCACAGTACGAGATTATACGCGCCGGTGGCGTCGACGGCGGTTTGGCCGCCAAGGGTGGTGGTGACGCGACGGCCGCGGCGACGGTCGATAACGGCGCGGCGTTCCCGGCCGGTGGCATAGCGCAACAGGCCCTGCCGACCGGCGGCAAAAAGAAACCGGTGACGTTCGTCATCCTGGAGGAGCGGCCGGACGGCACCGTACGCGTGCGCGGCATCGAAAAAAAGCAACATGTAAGCGGCGTCCCGTCCGACGGCAGCGACGCACCGGCTGACGTGGTCGGTACATCTGCGGCAGCCGACGATGAACAGCTCCAGCAGCTGGTGGACAGGCTGAACCGGGGCGAACTCCGGCTGCCGTCGGTCGGCCCGCCATCTTCGTCGTCGTCCAAGACTAGCGCACCGGACAGCGCGGCGGTGGCCAGCACCACGGCCTCGACCCCGCTCCCAGCATACGTCCCCTCGTTCCCGTCCACCGTACTGCCACAGTCGACGTTGCAGCCGACCGGCGGTAACGGCATCAGCGCCAATAATAAGCGCCGCGAACCGCCGCCGCCTTCGTATTTTCCCACGGTTGCTCCCCAAACAACTACTACCGCACTACATCAGCACCAATACCAAAACTTTTTCCTTCCCACCGCCGTACCGACCGAATCTGTAGCCGTCGAAACGACCGTCGGACAGCAACAGCAGAAGCAACATAACAAGTACCACCAACACCAccatcaacaacaacaacaacaacaacaacgacaacaacagcaacagcaacagttTTACACACCGCCGACAGTTACCACGTCGACGTCTTACACGTCACCGCCGGTAAATTCGACTTTGCCATACttcaacaaaaacaacaacaaggCCGGGAAAGAAGGCATGTTCAGTGGTGCTCTCCGTCGCCGTGGATATTACGCTATGGCCAAATACATGCGACAAGCCGGTGTGGATGCTGTGCTCGAAGAGacag gTCCGTTTACTGTGTTTGTACCAACGGACAAGGCGTTCAGAGCACTATTAGTGCAGTTGGGTGGTCCAGATCGTGCCGAAGACAAGTTCCGCGAAAACCCACGTTTGCTGATAggg cTTTTATTGCACCATGTTGTGCCCGGAGCATTCAAAGTGTCTGACTTGATGGCAGGAGACGAAATGACCGGCGTTAGTTTGGCAGGCACACAGCTCCGTGCAAATTTGTACGCCCGACAACTATACGACAACCGATGGAATGATATCGaa GTGCTTACCATCAATGGTGCCCGAGTGTTAGACGACGTTAATCCGACGGCGACTGCAGCGGCTAACGATGGTTCTACTTCCGATGACGGGAGCAGTGGGCCCACTCAACAGCGTAGGGACATGATATTGTCGTCAAATGGAGGCACAGGAGGAGGCAATCAACAACAGATCATGGCTATAGGACATGCAGTTGACCGCGTATTGTTCCCATTGCCGGTTGGCGACGTACTCGCCACCATGAGAGCCGACCGGCAGCGGCGGTACAACGTCTTCTTGCGAGCCGTGGATGAGCACTGTTCGCCTAACGTCCGATCGCTACTAACtg GTTCAAGAACTGTGACAGTGTTTGCGCCTGTAGATGAAGCGTTCCGCATACGCCGTGGTTCTGGAAATtatagcagcagcagcagcagcagtagtGGTTCAATAATCGATTGGATGCTTAACGATGACACCAGCAGTAGGTTCAAAAAACGAAATCGTCGGCGGTTAGCTGATCGGTTTGTGCTCAGCCACGTGGTGTTGGCAGGACCAGGTGACCCTCCCATGTACACGGCCGGATTGAGATTTTACCAGGTCAGGGACACTGCCTATCGGCTTCCAGAAGGCGGCGATTCTACAACAGCAACAGAGGACGACGACGAAGGTGCAGCTGAAGAATTCAACGGTGGCGGAGATGAtggaaatttaacattttcaccTAATGATGGTGAAAAATCTCGTTTCTATCAGTTGACAGTGTACAAAGACTCAG gCAGGATACGGCTGAACGGTGGTGCCGCTCAGGTGTTGGTTCGCAACGTCCCGGCTACCAACGGTGTACTACACGGATTGGATGCACCACTAGTCTGA